Below is a genomic region from Castanea sativa cultivar Marrone di Chiusa Pesio chromosome 2, ASM4071231v1.
AAGCCACTTGATTTTCCTTAATGCACAATTCTCCCAAATCCTTATACCAAAATTATTTGCTTCATTCCTAGTTGTCTTGCTTTCAGAATTTTCATTAGTCCTGTTCCAGACCAAACTCCCCTGGCCAGTCCTGTGGTCCTCTTGTCAATTCACTCACATTCCACACTAAATGATAATAATTGCTATCATTGAAATCAATCAGCTGGAAAGTGAATCATCCAGACTATCATCAATTTTATTTAGCTGAAAGTATGGGAAAAAGACAACACAAAACAACTTGGTAGCTATGGACTCAATGCCTTAGTCCAGAATCCATAATGCAAAAAAGAATTTGCCACTTGCAAGTATTAGTTCAGAATCCATAATGCGAAAAAGAAATTCTGATCATCAACATCCAAAGGTAGTACAATAGAATCTGACAGGATGGAAAGAATGTGCAACACTTGGTAGCCATGGACTCAATGCCTTAGTGGTGCTCGTGCTTCACCTCAAAAAGCCCATCAGGTCCTGGATCCCAAAAGAGAGACACCAAATAAATTTGTTTGACAtgtgaataataaaatacaaagatTTCTGAAAGTATCATCAAAAGAATATGTTTAAAGGACTgataagaaggaaaaaataaatcagTAGTCATGCTTCATTTAAATCCCAACAAAAAAACTATTGCATATTAAATCAAAGTTTAAGTGGGGTTAATGGGTTACAGTATGAGCAATATGCTTAACCCTATTATACTCAAACCCAACAAACAGAAGCTTTCCAAGATAAAGCCCTAACCTTATTCCTAAATTTCTTTAGGGGgaattacacaaaaaaaaaaaaataataataataatttcctaGGCAATCCCATTAAGGTGAAACTATTCATGAAAATAAGCTATATTTGGAATTTATGCATGACACTAGTTGCTTATTGCATACAGCCAAGAAATGACCAAGCCTTTGTACCTGACGACCAATAACAGTCATGGATTTGCTGCAATGACAGCATCCATCCTTCCCTTTATCTCTGCCAAATCAGCAATGATAATGTTGATTCCCCCATGAACAATGTCCACGTTACGATCAATCTGTTCAACTTTCTGCTCCAGACTTCCCAGCTTGGAAATTTGGGAAAAGCAGTAGGTAGAAAGTCCAAGAACAAAAATCTTGGCTCCACCCTGAAAGTAACCCTTATATTTGGAGAACCACAATGCAAAACGAGCAGCTTGAAAGAAAAAACGAGCAGCTTGAAAGAAAAGACCAGCAGCAGGCCTATatagaaacaacaacaaaaataattaaattaaaatacttGTCAAATTGGAATTAGAATCTTCCCCCTCTCTCCTCGAGCTCTCTGACCAAAGGAAATGGAGCTTCATGACAAAAACCAGcaagaagaaatagaaatagaaagaaattaCCTAATGAGACCGAATTTTGGAATGTTGCTAATTGGAGGAGTACTTTTCCGGAGGCCTCCACCAACAACTGAGCCATTTCCTCTGGTTTCCCTCCACGCCAATCGAGCGGACAACCGAGCAGTAGCAGCCATCTAGTAGAAATTGAAATGCTATCAAAATAAACTGATCAATACAAGTCAAAAAGACAATTTATAAGAGTAATCAATTTAAACagaattattatttgttaaaactGAAATCAAGATTTAAGAGTTCTCAATTTAAACAGAGTTATTCTATCAGAATTGAAATGCTATCAAACTGATTAATACAAGTcaaaaagaatatttaagaGTTCTCAATTTATACAGAATTATTCAGGTAAAATTGAAAtgatatcaaaatattaatacaaGTCAAACagaaaatttaagagagaatctgagagaaagagtgagggAGAACCTGAGACTGAGACGAATTCTTCTGTAATAGGTAAAATTGCAAAGCTATAAAAACGATTAATACAAGTCAGAAAGAAAATTCAAGAGAGAATCTGAGAGAGAGAACCTGAGACTGAGACGAATTCTTCTGTGATTCGTAAAATTGCAAAGCTATCAAAATGATTAATACAAGTCAGAAAGAAAATTCAAGAGAgaatctgagagagagagagagagagagagagagagagaacatgaAAGTGAGAGACAACCTGAGACTGAGCTAAGACCGAGAGAGAACCTGAGACAGAGAGAGGAGCTTGCCTGAGATGCCCCGAAGTGGTTCTGAGGTTGTcctcaatttttcaaatttaaatctttTGTCCTGGCGCTAAAATGTGAGAGTCggttagatttttctttttctttttctttttttttcaattagaaattttatttttaataataatagtattcgAAACAAAACAATTAGGCTTGGCGCTAAAATGTGAGAGTCggttagatttttcttttcttttttaattagaatttttatttttaataataatagtattcaaaacaaaacaattagagtgctatttaaattaaaattccttTTCTCTAGCTCTTTATATCCTTCAGTtctttctaatttatttatataaaattcaaatctgaaaagtgaagtgAAATAGAAACAGTATaaaagtaatatatagatagaaATAGtttaaaagtaatatatatattagaaatgGGATTCAAGTGGTTGAATCATGAGCGGAAGGTTGACACGTGCCGAAACAAACGACAATTCTTTTGCCACCTGAGGCATTAATTTGCCTACTAAAATATCGCTTGTTTCAACCCAAGACCCCAACATCACAATTCCATTTTTGTTGGTGCTTGAAACAATTTTGTCTTCTCCATATTACTATATCTCTAGAGTCAATGATTTTATACGAGAAACTTCTACACTCAATCACTTCCTGCcatttctcttcaattttctGTTAAGGTCTATCCTCTACTCAAATTGGAACAGTGATCAATTTCTAGGTTTATTAAAAAAGTTGTGAgtatgattaatttaaataacaattctaaaaacaaaacaaaaacaataattgattttttccaTTTATATAAACAATAGTATAATTATGTgatttaaatcttttttattaaattatatttttcatatatatatataactatgtATTGTTGTTGAATGCAAAGTTCATTATATATTCTattacataaaacttataaaaatagaaaatacttttaagtAACACATGTAGTATTTAACctacaaattttacattatatttttataaaataattatattaaattttcccATGAATTGCATAAGTCAAAATGTCCATGCTCATTTTCTAATCAAGGTGCCTACAACCACACCCAAATCCACAATTAATTTCACAACTTGCTTAGGTGTTAGATTTTAGTACTTACATAGGACCAGTGTGGGTacttgatgataaaaaaaattaggtacaCCAATTAGAATTCACAAGGCGATACATAAACATGTTGCAGATTTAGGTGTAGAGTTGGGTGTGTCTCTAGAATTTACTTTTGCAATATTTCCTTTAGTCTCCGAAGTTTCAATTATTACGTTTTTACcccaaaaaatgtatttttgatCAATTTGGTTACTAAATTGATATAGCACTCA
It encodes:
- the LOC142623376 gene encoding uncharacterized protein LOC142623376; this encodes MAATARLSARLAWRETRGNGSVVGGGLRKSTPPISNIPKFGLIRPAAGLFFQAARFFFQAARFALWFSKYKGYFQGGAKIFVLGLSTYCFSQISKLGSLEQKVEQIDRNVDIVHGGINIIIADLAEIKGRMDAVIAANP